One region of Nitrospirota bacterium genomic DNA includes:
- the hrcA gene encoding heat-inducible transcriptional repressor HrcA: protein MDLASRDQEILRATILCYIKTAIPVGSRTLTKTSDLGLSSATIRNVMADLEELGYLAQPHTSAGRVPTEKAYRFYVDDLLSTGQNELGDDAAALTVRLAPAEDLRDTLQEASKLLSLLSHYTGVVVTPKPVTLRLRQVEFFRLGGGQVLAVFLTADGLVQHKRIEMDSDPSPQQLRRIAHELNTRFSGHEMAAVRATLLEEMREHKRDYDRLMERVLAAAQGAMAQHNGEVYVEGTGNILGLPEFSDVERMKALFKTFEEKYMMTTLIEKSLAADGVAVSIGSENASLGVNDLSLVVANYRCGEQTYGTLGVLGPMRMEYERVIPLVSRVAALLGECLAGPRVAGPHD, encoded by the coding sequence ATGGACCTCGCATCCCGGGATCAGGAGATTTTACGCGCCACGATCCTGTGTTACATCAAAACAGCGATTCCGGTGGGGTCCAGGACCCTCACCAAAACCTCGGATTTGGGCCTCAGTTCGGCCACCATTCGGAATGTGATGGCTGACCTTGAGGAGTTGGGGTATTTGGCGCAACCCCACACGTCAGCAGGCCGTGTTCCCACGGAGAAGGCCTACCGCTTCTACGTGGACGACCTGTTGAGCACCGGACAGAATGAACTGGGCGACGATGCCGCGGCATTAACCGTCCGCCTCGCGCCCGCCGAGGATCTCAGAGATACGCTGCAGGAGGCTTCCAAGTTGTTGTCGCTCCTGTCGCATTACACCGGCGTGGTGGTGACCCCCAAACCGGTCACCCTGCGATTGAGGCAGGTGGAGTTCTTCCGTTTGGGCGGCGGCCAGGTGCTCGCCGTGTTTTTGACGGCCGACGGCCTGGTGCAGCACAAGCGGATCGAGATGGATTCCGATCCGTCGCCCCAGCAACTCCGCCGTATCGCCCACGAGCTCAACACCCGGTTCTCCGGCCACGAGATGGCTGCGGTCCGCGCGACGCTGCTGGAGGAGATGCGCGAGCACAAACGCGATTACGACCGTCTCATGGAACGGGTTCTGGCCGCGGCTCAGGGGGCCATGGCGCAGCATAACGGTGAAGTGTACGTCGAGGGCACGGGGAATATTCTGGGACTCCCGGAGTTTTCGGACGTCGAGCGCATGAAGGCTCTGTTCAAGACCTTTGAAGAAAAATACATGATGACCACGCTCATCGAGAAAAGTCTCGCTGCCGACGGCGTGGCCGTGTCCATCGGGTCGGAGAACGCCTCGCTGGGCGTCAATGATCTCAGTCTGGTGGTCGCGAACTATCGCTGCGGAGAGCAAACGTACGGCACGCTGGGCGTCCTCGGCCCCATGCGAATGGAATACGAGCGAGTTATCCCCCTGGTCAGTCGGGTCGCCGCCCTGCTCGGCGAGTGCCTGGCTGGCCCGCGCGTAGCCGGTCCCCACGACTGA
- the grpE gene encoding nucleotide exchange factor GrpE: MEQPREDVRSGAETGSEAVGHSESAEAPTEDAAAKLEEKEREFAEAKERYLRLYAEFENYKKRAQRDQLDYTKFAAEKVIKELLPVVDNLERAVAHARGAKADASIVDGLNLTVRQFVDALGKSGCEPIEAVGKRFDPAFHQALAQVESAEHEPDTVVEEAQRGYLLHGRILRPSLVTVSKKPARASDDA; the protein is encoded by the coding sequence ATGGAGCAACCACGCGAAGACGTCAGGTCTGGTGCGGAAACCGGTTCGGAGGCGGTTGGGCACTCCGAGTCCGCCGAAGCGCCTACTGAGGATGCGGCGGCCAAGCTGGAAGAGAAGGAACGGGAATTCGCCGAGGCGAAGGAGCGCTATCTGCGCCTGTACGCGGAATTCGAGAACTATAAAAAGCGCGCCCAGCGGGACCAACTGGATTACACCAAGTTCGCCGCGGAGAAAGTGATCAAAGAACTGCTGCCGGTCGTGGACAATCTGGAGCGGGCGGTCGCACACGCACGCGGCGCCAAAGCGGACGCCTCGATTGTGGACGGGCTGAATCTGACCGTGCGTCAGTTCGTGGATGCCCTGGGAAAGTCCGGGTGTGAGCCGATCGAGGCGGTCGGGAAGCGGTTCGACCCTGCGTTTCATCAGGCGCTCGCGCAGGTCGAGTCGGCCGAGCACGAGCCGGACACCGTGGTGGAGGAGGCTCAACGCGGCTACCTGTTGCACGGGAGGATCCTACGCCCGTCGCTGGTGACTGTCAGCAAGAAGCCCGCGCGGGCATCCGACGACGCGTGA